One window of Daphnia carinata strain CSIRO-1 chromosome 7, CSIRO_AGI_Dcar_HiC_V3, whole genome shotgun sequence genomic DNA carries:
- the LOC130688185 gene encoding uncharacterized protein LOC130688185 isoform X3: MEDDHFLAVILSNLFRKESNGDAIEFFLRRRRLSPNQNNGELDNKLKKLKQQIENCGGCFGEEPRGCHSIELVFPEQIDNIDEVDSDIFKAEYIDECIKCGELLDLEDFRLGKSPYSSININRIMKGHESWDSVSRTSPAKGRKLPDFGPLLQRSPESQKNCVPVKKSRRVEYSIEEDLAILKFLLANNLHDKVRGNTIWKIVHRNFPNHSYHSLHNRFRRFILPNLSKYKGLTNSERKLFSHNVSSDSSTFLPKKTIQTDNRSSINNKTLTTESAITVVDQETVLAPICVLEEVSERNPKKAIKSNADSGLKKEVSSNKLGKTLLLRGFDDSDIEESMTLTPNTLEVVLSNLFRKESNGDAIEFYMQRNRFCHLENSVELEEKYGKLKEQIEKCGGFLGETPTSCHAIELVFPEVVDDTTEIESDVFKAEYVEACLKCGDLRNLEDFRLGTSPYDGSININSIMKGHDSWDSVIRKDLRKGRKLPNLESSSESIKSICSGKKRRRNEYSVEEDLAILKFLMLKNLHDKVEGNSIWKIVHNEFPLHSSQSLRNRFRRHILPNLHSYKDLTNTERNLFSRGSSSDDSCTSLSGKTQKSDTSATSHKENQNDVVAVSTPADFAFPKTVVHESGLSSNVMENCNSVTSAVSLTNGRKTKEKEVGEFTVETDKCVLEYIIRHKRYTEVSEMKLWKDIQKSIFKQRDWKAIKQRFHDVIVKDLESEEYSLDENVIQKFRAKNLSSSSEQNNSSDEDDSSPPSHPKARKAAPRPYTFKEDKLIIDYIVKSERFEEIRGKRLWVDIQDKVLHGYNRTWESAKNRFLRTLFKNLTLYRLNPEIISKFECGAVAERHLGGVNDRRSSRHISTKIKNSRKTEDSDEDVLPKHPALGTEKIATPSKKSKRHLFRQPIIPIPVIFSPQPGPSLPKKKGGSTRVNTPAELEPPAAAPEAAEQLSKSPEVLHTVTTLPMGGLTKTAGATSTESTVSATSFKSQTLPKKLQPAPSLRCSVVLKKLRQTELEKYGCKAVSQQKMFNYSTSAGPSVHPPPTTPPPVSPLKASRFTVEISSDLLAARLSAAGSSVLAVAQANQESGWLPLSSLSGEPIQHSEPLKSSHDTSACTTSHELLDKFQLCSSVTIVSSNVESCSVDDEEHVEAEVPDQVSFSALLKVSNPTQTRVSTHSYLELTKDGLSSDGYRTPEG; this comes from the exons ATGGAAGATGACCATTTCCTCGCAGTGATACTTAGCAACCTATTCCGGAAGGAATCTAACGGTGATGCAATCGAATTCTTTCTTCGGCGGAGAAGGTTAAGTCCCAATCAAAACAACGGAGAATTGGACAACAAGCTAAAAAAGTTAAAACAACAGATTGAG AATTGTGGAGGATGTTTTGGGGAAGAGCCTAGAGGTTGTCACTCAATAGAACTTGTTTTTCCTGAACAAATTGACAACATTGATGAAGTTGATTCAGACATATTCAAAGCTGAATACATAGATGAATGCATCAAGTGTGGTGAGCTCCTTGATCTGGAAGATTTCAG GCTTGGCAAATCTCCATATAGTTCCATAAACATAAACAGGATTATGAAAGGTCATGAATCTTGGGATTCTGTGTCAAGAACTAG TCCTGCAAAAGGTAGAAAATTACCAGACTTTGGGCCCCTGTTACAAAGATCACCTGAATCACAGAAAAACTGTGTTCCTGTTAAAAA AAGTCGCCGTGTAGAATATTCTATTGAAGAAGATTTGgctattttaaaatttttgctgGCAAACAACTTGCATGATAAAGTACGAGGAAACACTATATGGAAAATAGTTCACAGA AACTTTCCAAACCACAGCTATCATTCTTTGCATAACCGATTCCGACGTTTTATTCTCCCCAACCTCAGCAAATACAAGGGCCTGACGAATAGTGAACGTAAACTATTCAGCCACAATGTCTCCTCTGATAGTTCTacatttttgccaaaaaaaaccATTCAG ACCGACAATCGGAGTTCCATAAATAACAAGACGTTGACGACTGAAAGTGCAATAACAGTAGTTGATCAAGAAACGGTTCTTGCCCCTATTTGTGTGCTGGAAGAAGTTTCTGAAAGGAATCCAAAAAAGGCGATAAAAAGTAACGCAGATAGCGGCTTAAAAAAGGAAGTGTCATCGAATAaa CTGGGAAAAACCTTACTCCTTCGTGGGTTCGATGATTCCGATATAGAAGAAAGCATGACTTTGACCCCCAATACCCTGGAAGTGGTACTTAGCAATTTGTTTCGGAAGGAGTCAAATGGTGACGCAATTGAGTTTTACATGCAACGTAATCGCTTTTGTCATTTGGAAAACAGCGTTGAACTGGAAGAGAAGTACGGAAAGTTAAAAGAACAAATCGAG AAATGTGGAGGATTTCTTGGAGAAACACCTACAAGTTGCCATGCCATAGAACTAGTGTTTCCTGAAGTGGTTGATGACACCACAGAAATTGAATCAGACGTATTTAAAGCGGAATATGTGGAAGCGTGTCTTAAGTGTGGCGATCTTCGTAATTTAGAAGacttccg ACTGGGCACATCACCCTATGATGGCTCGATCAACATCAACAGTATAATGAAAGGACATGATTCGTGGGATTCTGTAATAAGAAAGGATCTTCGAAAAGGCAGAAAGTTGCCAAATTTGGAATCTTCTTCTGAATCAATTAAGAGCATCTGTTCAGGCAAAAA gaGACGACGTAACGAATATTCGGTAGAAGAAGATTTAGCTATTTTAAAATTCCTGATGTTAAAAAATTTGCACGATAAAGTAGAAGGGAACAGTATTTGGAAAATAGTTCATAAT GAGTTTCCGTTGCACTCTTCTCAGTCtttacgaaatcgatttcGACGGCATATTCTTCCCAACCTCCATAGTTACAAAGATTTGACGAATACTGAGCGCAACCTTTTCAGTCGTGGTTCATCCAGTGATGACTCTTGCACTTCTCTATCGGGGAAAACGCAGAAG TCAGATACATCCGCTActtcacacaaagaaaatcaaaatgacgTCGTGGCG GTGTCGACTCCTGCAGATTTTGCATTCCCAAAGACTGTAGTACACGAAAGCGGTCTTTCTTCCAACGTCATGGAAAATTGTAATTCTGTCACATCAGCCGTGTCTTTAACAAatgggagaaaaacaaaagaaaaggaagttgG GGAATTCACTGTTGAAACAGACAAATGCGTTCTTGAATACATCATCAGGCACAAGCGATATACGGAAGTGTCGGAAATGAAGCTgtggaaggacatacaaaaaaGCATTTTCAAAC AACGAGACTGGAAAGCTATTAAACAAAGGTTTCATGATGTTATTGTTAAAGATCTTGAATCTGAAGAGTATTCCCTCGACGAAAATGTTATTCAGAAATTTCGTGCGAAAAATTTGTCCTCGTCAAGTGAACAGAATAACAGTTCCGACGAAGATGATTCGTCTCCACCATCTCATCCGAAAGCACGAAAAGCTGC gccaAGACCATACACGTTTAAAGAAGATAAGCTCATTATTGACTACATCGTCAAATCTGAAAGATTTGAAGAAATACGGGGAAAACGTCTCTGGGTAGACATTCAGGATAAGGTTTTGCATG GATACAATCGTACGTGGGAGTCTGCTAAGAACCGTTTTCTTcgaactttatttaaaaatcttaCGCTGTACCGGCTTAATCCAGAGATTATTTCCAAATTTGAATGTGGAGCTGTTGCTGAAA GACATTTAGGTGGAGTCAACGATAGAAGAAGTTCCAGACATATCTCCACCAAAATTA AAAACAGTAGGAAAACCGAAGACTCGGACGAAGACGTGCTTCCTAAGCATCCAGCCTTAGGGACGGAAAAAATAGCAACGCCG TCCAAGAAGTCCAAACGGCACCTGTTTCGACAGCCTATCATTCCAATACCGGTCATTTTTTCTCCCCAACCGGGCCCTTCTCTACCTAAGAAAAAA GGTGGCTCGACGAGAGTGAATACTCCTGCAGAACTGGAACCGCCAGCAGCTGCGCCAGAAGCTGCTGAACAGTTGTCGAAGTCGCCGGAAGTTTTACACACCGTAACCACATTACCGATGGGAGGACTGACGAAAACTGCTGGTGCCACATCGACTGAATCTACTGTAAGCGCTACGTCGTTCAAAAGCCAGACTTTACCGAAAAAGTTGCAACCAGCGCCTTCTTTAAGATGTTCAGTTGTCTTAAAAAAACTGAGACAGACCGAACTAGAGAAGTATGGTTGTAAAGCCGTCTCacaacagaaaatgtttaactACTCTACTAGCGCTGGCCCCTCCGTTCATCCCCCTCCTACTACGCCTCCACCTGTAAGCCCCTTGAAAGCTTCACGTTTTACAGTCGAGATATCCTCGGACCTATTAGCGGCCAGATTATCGGCTGCTGGATCCTCTGTGTTGGCAGTGGCACAAGCTAACCAAGAATCAGGTTGGCTGCCATTGTCCTCATTATCTGGAGAACCCATTCAACATAGCGAACCGTTGAAGAGTTCTCATGATACCTCGGCTTGCACCACCTCTCACGAACTTTTGGACAAATTTCAACTGTGTTCGTCCGTGACAATAGTATCGTCGAACGTTGAAAGTTGTTCGGTGGACGATGAAGAGCATGTTGAAGCAGAAGTTCCTGATCAAGTGAGTTTTTCTGCATTATTAAAAGTAAGCAATCCAACACAAACAAGAGTTTCTACTCATAGTTATTTGGAATTAACGAAGGATGGCCTGTCGAGTGATGGCTACCGTACGCCAGAAGGTTAA
- the LOC130688185 gene encoding uncharacterized protein LOC130688185 isoform X2, whose amino-acid sequence MEDDHFLAVILSNLFRKESNGDAIEFFLRRRRLSPNQNNGELDNKLKKLKQQIENCGGCFGEEPRGCHSIELVFPEQIDNIDEVDSDIFKAEYIDECIKCGELLDLEDFRLGKSPYSSININRIMKGHESWDSVSRTSPAKGRKLPDFGPLLQRSPESQKNCVPVKKSRRVEYSIEEDLAILKFLLANNLHDKVRGNTIWKIVHRNFPNHSYHSLHNRFRRFILPNLSKYKGLTNSERKLFSHNVSSDSSTFLPKKTIQTDNRSSINNKTLTTESAITVVDQETVLAPICVLEEVSERNPKKAIKSNADSGLKKEVSSNKLGKTLLLRGFDDSDIEESMTLTPNTLEVVLSNLFRKESNGDAIEFYMQRNRFCHLENSVELEEKYGKLKEQIEKCGGFLGETPTSCHAIELVFPEVVDDTTEIESDVFKAEYVEACLKCGDLRNLEDFRLGTSPYDGSININSIMKGHDSWDSVIRKDLRKGRKLPNLESSSESIKSICSGKKRRNEYSVEEDLAILKFLMLKNLHDKVEGNSIWKIVHNEFPLHSSQSLRNRFRRHILPNLHSYKDLTNTERNLFSRGSSSDDSCTSLSGKTQKSDTSATSHKENQNDVVAVRNISCSEKNPNDLVSTPADFAFPKTVVHESGLSSNVMENCNSVTSAVSLTNGRKTKEKEVGEFTVETDKCVLEYIIRHKRYTEVSEMKLWKDIQKSIFKQRDWKAIKQRFHDVIVKDLESEEYSLDENVIQKFRAKNLSSSSEQNNSSDEDDSSPPSHPKARKAAPRPYTFKEDKLIIDYIVKSERFEEIRGKRLWVDIQDKVLHGYNRTWESAKNRFLRTLFKNLTLYRLNPEIISKFECGAVAERHLGGVNDRRSSRHISTKIKNSRKTEDSDEDVLPKHPALGTEKIATPSKKSKRHLFRQPIIPIPVIFSPQPGPSLPKKKGGSTRVNTPAELEPPAAAPEAAEQLSKSPEVLHTVTTLPMGGLTKTAGATSTESTVSATSFKSQTLPKKLQPAPSLRCSVVLKKLRQTELEKYGCKAVSQQKMFNYSTSAGPSVHPPPTTPPPVSPLKASRFTVEISSDLLAARLSAAGSSVLAVAQANQESGWLPLSSLSGEPIQHSEPLKSSHDTSACTTSHELLDKFQLCSSVTIVSSNVESCSVDDEEHVEAEVPDQVSFSALLKVSNPTQTRVSTHSYLELTKDGLSSDGYRTPEG is encoded by the exons ATGGAAGATGACCATTTCCTCGCAGTGATACTTAGCAACCTATTCCGGAAGGAATCTAACGGTGATGCAATCGAATTCTTTCTTCGGCGGAGAAGGTTAAGTCCCAATCAAAACAACGGAGAATTGGACAACAAGCTAAAAAAGTTAAAACAACAGATTGAG AATTGTGGAGGATGTTTTGGGGAAGAGCCTAGAGGTTGTCACTCAATAGAACTTGTTTTTCCTGAACAAATTGACAACATTGATGAAGTTGATTCAGACATATTCAAAGCTGAATACATAGATGAATGCATCAAGTGTGGTGAGCTCCTTGATCTGGAAGATTTCAG GCTTGGCAAATCTCCATATAGTTCCATAAACATAAACAGGATTATGAAAGGTCATGAATCTTGGGATTCTGTGTCAAGAACTAG TCCTGCAAAAGGTAGAAAATTACCAGACTTTGGGCCCCTGTTACAAAGATCACCTGAATCACAGAAAAACTGTGTTCCTGTTAAAAA AAGTCGCCGTGTAGAATATTCTATTGAAGAAGATTTGgctattttaaaatttttgctgGCAAACAACTTGCATGATAAAGTACGAGGAAACACTATATGGAAAATAGTTCACAGA AACTTTCCAAACCACAGCTATCATTCTTTGCATAACCGATTCCGACGTTTTATTCTCCCCAACCTCAGCAAATACAAGGGCCTGACGAATAGTGAACGTAAACTATTCAGCCACAATGTCTCCTCTGATAGTTCTacatttttgccaaaaaaaaccATTCAG ACCGACAATCGGAGTTCCATAAATAACAAGACGTTGACGACTGAAAGTGCAATAACAGTAGTTGATCAAGAAACGGTTCTTGCCCCTATTTGTGTGCTGGAAGAAGTTTCTGAAAGGAATCCAAAAAAGGCGATAAAAAGTAACGCAGATAGCGGCTTAAAAAAGGAAGTGTCATCGAATAaa CTGGGAAAAACCTTACTCCTTCGTGGGTTCGATGATTCCGATATAGAAGAAAGCATGACTTTGACCCCCAATACCCTGGAAGTGGTACTTAGCAATTTGTTTCGGAAGGAGTCAAATGGTGACGCAATTGAGTTTTACATGCAACGTAATCGCTTTTGTCATTTGGAAAACAGCGTTGAACTGGAAGAGAAGTACGGAAAGTTAAAAGAACAAATCGAG AAATGTGGAGGATTTCTTGGAGAAACACCTACAAGTTGCCATGCCATAGAACTAGTGTTTCCTGAAGTGGTTGATGACACCACAGAAATTGAATCAGACGTATTTAAAGCGGAATATGTGGAAGCGTGTCTTAAGTGTGGCGATCTTCGTAATTTAGAAGacttccg ACTGGGCACATCACCCTATGATGGCTCGATCAACATCAACAGTATAATGAAAGGACATGATTCGTGGGATTCTGTAATAAGAAAGGATCTTCGAAAAGGCAGAAAGTTGCCAAATTTGGAATCTTCTTCTGAATCAATTAAGAGCATCTGTTCAGGCAAAAA ACGACGTAACGAATATTCGGTAGAAGAAGATTTAGCTATTTTAAAATTCCTGATGTTAAAAAATTTGCACGATAAAGTAGAAGGGAACAGTATTTGGAAAATAGTTCATAAT GAGTTTCCGTTGCACTCTTCTCAGTCtttacgaaatcgatttcGACGGCATATTCTTCCCAACCTCCATAGTTACAAAGATTTGACGAATACTGAGCGCAACCTTTTCAGTCGTGGTTCATCCAGTGATGACTCTTGCACTTCTCTATCGGGGAAAACGCAGAAG TCAGATACATCCGCTActtcacacaaagaaaatcaaaatgacgTCGTGGCGGTAAGGAATATTTCGTGTTCAGAAAAGAATCCAAACGATCTT GTGTCGACTCCTGCAGATTTTGCATTCCCAAAGACTGTAGTACACGAAAGCGGTCTTTCTTCCAACGTCATGGAAAATTGTAATTCTGTCACATCAGCCGTGTCTTTAACAAatgggagaaaaacaaaagaaaaggaagttgG GGAATTCACTGTTGAAACAGACAAATGCGTTCTTGAATACATCATCAGGCACAAGCGATATACGGAAGTGTCGGAAATGAAGCTgtggaaggacatacaaaaaaGCATTTTCAAAC AACGAGACTGGAAAGCTATTAAACAAAGGTTTCATGATGTTATTGTTAAAGATCTTGAATCTGAAGAGTATTCCCTCGACGAAAATGTTATTCAGAAATTTCGTGCGAAAAATTTGTCCTCGTCAAGTGAACAGAATAACAGTTCCGACGAAGATGATTCGTCTCCACCATCTCATCCGAAAGCACGAAAAGCTGC gccaAGACCATACACGTTTAAAGAAGATAAGCTCATTATTGACTACATCGTCAAATCTGAAAGATTTGAAGAAATACGGGGAAAACGTCTCTGGGTAGACATTCAGGATAAGGTTTTGCATG GATACAATCGTACGTGGGAGTCTGCTAAGAACCGTTTTCTTcgaactttatttaaaaatcttaCGCTGTACCGGCTTAATCCAGAGATTATTTCCAAATTTGAATGTGGAGCTGTTGCTGAAA GACATTTAGGTGGAGTCAACGATAGAAGAAGTTCCAGACATATCTCCACCAAAATTA AAAACAGTAGGAAAACCGAAGACTCGGACGAAGACGTGCTTCCTAAGCATCCAGCCTTAGGGACGGAAAAAATAGCAACGCCG TCCAAGAAGTCCAAACGGCACCTGTTTCGACAGCCTATCATTCCAATACCGGTCATTTTTTCTCCCCAACCGGGCCCTTCTCTACCTAAGAAAAAA GGTGGCTCGACGAGAGTGAATACTCCTGCAGAACTGGAACCGCCAGCAGCTGCGCCAGAAGCTGCTGAACAGTTGTCGAAGTCGCCGGAAGTTTTACACACCGTAACCACATTACCGATGGGAGGACTGACGAAAACTGCTGGTGCCACATCGACTGAATCTACTGTAAGCGCTACGTCGTTCAAAAGCCAGACTTTACCGAAAAAGTTGCAACCAGCGCCTTCTTTAAGATGTTCAGTTGTCTTAAAAAAACTGAGACAGACCGAACTAGAGAAGTATGGTTGTAAAGCCGTCTCacaacagaaaatgtttaactACTCTACTAGCGCTGGCCCCTCCGTTCATCCCCCTCCTACTACGCCTCCACCTGTAAGCCCCTTGAAAGCTTCACGTTTTACAGTCGAGATATCCTCGGACCTATTAGCGGCCAGATTATCGGCTGCTGGATCCTCTGTGTTGGCAGTGGCACAAGCTAACCAAGAATCAGGTTGGCTGCCATTGTCCTCATTATCTGGAGAACCCATTCAACATAGCGAACCGTTGAAGAGTTCTCATGATACCTCGGCTTGCACCACCTCTCACGAACTTTTGGACAAATTTCAACTGTGTTCGTCCGTGACAATAGTATCGTCGAACGTTGAAAGTTGTTCGGTGGACGATGAAGAGCATGTTGAAGCAGAAGTTCCTGATCAAGTGAGTTTTTCTGCATTATTAAAAGTAAGCAATCCAACACAAACAAGAGTTTCTACTCATAGTTATTTGGAATTAACGAAGGATGGCCTGTCGAGTGATGGCTACCGTACGCCAGAAGGTTAA
- the LOC130688185 gene encoding uncharacterized protein LOC130688185 isoform X5 yields the protein MEDDHFLAVILSNLFRKESNGDAIEFFLRRRRLSPNQNNGELDNKLKKLKQQIENCGGCFGEEPRGCHSIELVFPEQIDNIDEVDSDIFKAEYIDECIKCGELLDLEDFRLGKSPYSSININRIMKGHESWDSVSRTSPAKGRKLPDFGPLLQRSPESQKNCVPVKKSRRVEYSIEEDLAILKFLLANNLHDKVRGNTIWKIVHRNFPNHSYHSLHNRFRRFILPNLSKYKGLTNSERKLFSHNVSSDSSTFLPKKTIQTDNRSSINNKTLTTESAITVVDQETVLAPICVLEEVSERNPKKAIKSNADSGLKKEVSSNKLGKTLLLRGFDDSDIEESMTLTPNTLEVVLSNLFRKESNGDAIEFYMQRNRFCHLENSVELEEKYGKLKEQIEKCGGFLGETPTSCHAIELVFPEVVDDTTEIESDVFKAEYVEACLKCGDLRNLEDFRLGTSPYDGSININSIMKGHDSWDSVIRKDLRKGRKLPNLESSSESIKSICSGKKRRRNEYSVEEDLAILKFLMLKNLHDKVEGNSIWKIVHNEFPLHSSQSLRNRFRRHILPNLHSYKDLTNTERNLFSRGSSSDDSCTSLSGKTQKSDTSATSHKENQNDVVAVRNISCSEKNPNDLVSTPADFAFPKTVVHESGLSSNVMENCNSVTSAVSLTNGRKTKEKEVGEFTVETDKCVLEYIIRHKRYTEVSEMKLWKDIQKSIFKQRDWKAIKQRFHDVIVKDLESEEYSLDENVIQKFRAKNLSSSSEQNNSSDEDDSSPPSHPKARKAAPRPYTFKEDKLIIDYIVKSERFEEIRGKRLWVDIQDKVLHGYNRTWESAKNRFLRTLFKNLTLYRLNPEIISKFECGAVAERHLGGVNDRRSSRHISTKIKNSRKTEDSDEDVLPKHPALGTEKIATPSKKSKRHLFRQPIIPIPVIFSPQPGPSLPKKKGGSTRVNTPAELEPPAAAPEAAEQLSKSPEVLHTVTTLPMGGLTKTAGATSTESTVSATSFKSQTLPKKLQPAPSLRCSVVLKKLRQTELEKYGCKAVSQQKMFNYSTSAGPSVHPPPTTPPPVSPLKASRFTVEISSDLLAARLSAAGSSVLAVAQANQESGWLPLSSLSGEPIQHSEPLKSSHDTSACTTSHELLDKFQLCSSVTIVSSNVESCSVDDEEHVEAEVPDQLFGINEGWPVE from the exons ATGGAAGATGACCATTTCCTCGCAGTGATACTTAGCAACCTATTCCGGAAGGAATCTAACGGTGATGCAATCGAATTCTTTCTTCGGCGGAGAAGGTTAAGTCCCAATCAAAACAACGGAGAATTGGACAACAAGCTAAAAAAGTTAAAACAACAGATTGAG AATTGTGGAGGATGTTTTGGGGAAGAGCCTAGAGGTTGTCACTCAATAGAACTTGTTTTTCCTGAACAAATTGACAACATTGATGAAGTTGATTCAGACATATTCAAAGCTGAATACATAGATGAATGCATCAAGTGTGGTGAGCTCCTTGATCTGGAAGATTTCAG GCTTGGCAAATCTCCATATAGTTCCATAAACATAAACAGGATTATGAAAGGTCATGAATCTTGGGATTCTGTGTCAAGAACTAG TCCTGCAAAAGGTAGAAAATTACCAGACTTTGGGCCCCTGTTACAAAGATCACCTGAATCACAGAAAAACTGTGTTCCTGTTAAAAA AAGTCGCCGTGTAGAATATTCTATTGAAGAAGATTTGgctattttaaaatttttgctgGCAAACAACTTGCATGATAAAGTACGAGGAAACACTATATGGAAAATAGTTCACAGA AACTTTCCAAACCACAGCTATCATTCTTTGCATAACCGATTCCGACGTTTTATTCTCCCCAACCTCAGCAAATACAAGGGCCTGACGAATAGTGAACGTAAACTATTCAGCCACAATGTCTCCTCTGATAGTTCTacatttttgccaaaaaaaaccATTCAG ACCGACAATCGGAGTTCCATAAATAACAAGACGTTGACGACTGAAAGTGCAATAACAGTAGTTGATCAAGAAACGGTTCTTGCCCCTATTTGTGTGCTGGAAGAAGTTTCTGAAAGGAATCCAAAAAAGGCGATAAAAAGTAACGCAGATAGCGGCTTAAAAAAGGAAGTGTCATCGAATAaa CTGGGAAAAACCTTACTCCTTCGTGGGTTCGATGATTCCGATATAGAAGAAAGCATGACTTTGACCCCCAATACCCTGGAAGTGGTACTTAGCAATTTGTTTCGGAAGGAGTCAAATGGTGACGCAATTGAGTTTTACATGCAACGTAATCGCTTTTGTCATTTGGAAAACAGCGTTGAACTGGAAGAGAAGTACGGAAAGTTAAAAGAACAAATCGAG AAATGTGGAGGATTTCTTGGAGAAACACCTACAAGTTGCCATGCCATAGAACTAGTGTTTCCTGAAGTGGTTGATGACACCACAGAAATTGAATCAGACGTATTTAAAGCGGAATATGTGGAAGCGTGTCTTAAGTGTGGCGATCTTCGTAATTTAGAAGacttccg ACTGGGCACATCACCCTATGATGGCTCGATCAACATCAACAGTATAATGAAAGGACATGATTCGTGGGATTCTGTAATAAGAAAGGATCTTCGAAAAGGCAGAAAGTTGCCAAATTTGGAATCTTCTTCTGAATCAATTAAGAGCATCTGTTCAGGCAAAAA gaGACGACGTAACGAATATTCGGTAGAAGAAGATTTAGCTATTTTAAAATTCCTGATGTTAAAAAATTTGCACGATAAAGTAGAAGGGAACAGTATTTGGAAAATAGTTCATAAT GAGTTTCCGTTGCACTCTTCTCAGTCtttacgaaatcgatttcGACGGCATATTCTTCCCAACCTCCATAGTTACAAAGATTTGACGAATACTGAGCGCAACCTTTTCAGTCGTGGTTCATCCAGTGATGACTCTTGCACTTCTCTATCGGGGAAAACGCAGAAG TCAGATACATCCGCTActtcacacaaagaaaatcaaaatgacgTCGTGGCGGTAAGGAATATTTCGTGTTCAGAAAAGAATCCAAACGATCTT GTGTCGACTCCTGCAGATTTTGCATTCCCAAAGACTGTAGTACACGAAAGCGGTCTTTCTTCCAACGTCATGGAAAATTGTAATTCTGTCACATCAGCCGTGTCTTTAACAAatgggagaaaaacaaaagaaaaggaagttgG GGAATTCACTGTTGAAACAGACAAATGCGTTCTTGAATACATCATCAGGCACAAGCGATATACGGAAGTGTCGGAAATGAAGCTgtggaaggacatacaaaaaaGCATTTTCAAAC AACGAGACTGGAAAGCTATTAAACAAAGGTTTCATGATGTTATTGTTAAAGATCTTGAATCTGAAGAGTATTCCCTCGACGAAAATGTTATTCAGAAATTTCGTGCGAAAAATTTGTCCTCGTCAAGTGAACAGAATAACAGTTCCGACGAAGATGATTCGTCTCCACCATCTCATCCGAAAGCACGAAAAGCTGC gccaAGACCATACACGTTTAAAGAAGATAAGCTCATTATTGACTACATCGTCAAATCTGAAAGATTTGAAGAAATACGGGGAAAACGTCTCTGGGTAGACATTCAGGATAAGGTTTTGCATG GATACAATCGTACGTGGGAGTCTGCTAAGAACCGTTTTCTTcgaactttatttaaaaatcttaCGCTGTACCGGCTTAATCCAGAGATTATTTCCAAATTTGAATGTGGAGCTGTTGCTGAAA GACATTTAGGTGGAGTCAACGATAGAAGAAGTTCCAGACATATCTCCACCAAAATTA AAAACAGTAGGAAAACCGAAGACTCGGACGAAGACGTGCTTCCTAAGCATCCAGCCTTAGGGACGGAAAAAATAGCAACGCCG TCCAAGAAGTCCAAACGGCACCTGTTTCGACAGCCTATCATTCCAATACCGGTCATTTTTTCTCCCCAACCGGGCCCTTCTCTACCTAAGAAAAAA GGTGGCTCGACGAGAGTGAATACTCCTGCAGAACTGGAACCGCCAGCAGCTGCGCCAGAAGCTGCTGAACAGTTGTCGAAGTCGCCGGAAGTTTTACACACCGTAACCACATTACCGATGGGAGGACTGACGAAAACTGCTGGTGCCACATCGACTGAATCTACTGTAAGCGCTACGTCGTTCAAAAGCCAGACTTTACCGAAAAAGTTGCAACCAGCGCCTTCTTTAAGATGTTCAGTTGTCTTAAAAAAACTGAGACAGACCGAACTAGAGAAGTATGGTTGTAAAGCCGTCTCacaacagaaaatgtttaactACTCTACTAGCGCTGGCCCCTCCGTTCATCCCCCTCCTACTACGCCTCCACCTGTAAGCCCCTTGAAAGCTTCACGTTTTACAGTCGAGATATCCTCGGACCTATTAGCGGCCAGATTATCGGCTGCTGGATCCTCTGTGTTGGCAGTGGCACAAGCTAACCAAGAATCAGGTTGGCTGCCATTGTCCTCATTATCTGGAGAACCCATTCAACATAGCGAACCGTTGAAGAGTTCTCATGATACCTCGGCTTGCACCACCTCTCACGAACTTTTGGACAAATTTCAACTGTGTTCGTCCGTGACAATAGTATCGTCGAACGTTGAAAGTTGTTCGGTGGACGATGAAGAGCATGTTGAAGCAGAAGTTCCTGATCAA TTATTTGGAATTAACGAAGGATGGCCTGTCGAGTGA